In Cyprinus carpio isolate SPL01 chromosome A1, ASM1834038v1, whole genome shotgun sequence, the following proteins share a genomic window:
- the LOC109096431 gene encoding kelch-like protein 5 isoform X2, protein MEPCVSDEHFQAHSHAEHTFRRMEAYLRTRKLCDVVLLAGERRIPAHRLVLSSVSDYFAAMFTSDVREAKQEEVKMEGVDPDALWVLVQYAYTGRLELREDTIESLLSASCLLQLSAVVQACCSYLMKQLHPSNCLGIRSFADAQGCLDLHKVAHNFTMEHFMEVIRHQEFLLLPACEVEKLLASDDMNVPEEETVVTALLSWVRHDAPSRQSQLPALLAHIRLPLLKPQFLADMESNPLLRDSVECQRLVMEAMKYHLLPERRPLLQSPRTRPRKATVGALFAVGGMDATKGATSIEQYCLRRDTWRQVAVMSGRRLQFGVAVLDDRLYVVGGRDGLKTLNTVECYNPRSKSWSVMPPMSTHRHGLGVAVLEGPMYAVGGHDGWSYLSTVERWDPQARQWSFVASMATPRSTVGVAVLNTKLYAVGGRDGSSCLKSVECFDPHTNKWSSCAPMSKRRGGVGVATWNGFLYAIGGHDAPASSLASRLSDCVERYDPKTDVWTAVAPMSLSRDAVGVCLLGDRLYAVGGYDGQVYLNTVEAYDPQTNEWTQVAPLCLGRAGACVVAVKL, encoded by the exons ACTGGTTCTTTCGTCAGTGTCTGATTACTTTGCGGCCATGTTCACCAGTGATGTCCGAGAGGCAAAACAAGAGGAGGTCAAAATGGAGGGTGTGGATCCTGATGCATTATGGGTCTTGGTACAGTATGCTTACACGG GGCGTCTGGAGTTGAGAGAGGACACTATAGAGAGTTTGTTGTCTGCCTCCTGTCTTCTGCAGCTGTCTGCGGTGGTTCAAGCCTGCTGCAGTTATCTCATGAAACAACTCCATCCTTCCAACTGTCTGGGCATTCGATCTTTTGCAGATGCTCAGGGCTGTCTGGACCTCCATAAGGTGGCACACAACTTCACCAtg GAGCACTTCATGGAGGTCATAAGGCATCAGGAGTTTCTGCTCCTGCCTGCATGTGAGGTGGAGAAGCTTTTAGCTTCTGACGACATGAACGTTCCAGAAGAGGAAACCGTGGTAACAGCTCTCCTTAGCTGGGTCCGCCACGATGCTCCCTCCCGTCAGTCACAGCTTCCTGCTCTTCTCGCTCACATCCGCCTACCCCTGCTTAAACCCCAG TTTTTAGCCGATATGGAGTCAAATCCACTGCTAAGAGACAGTGTGGAGTGTCAGCGGCTGGTGATGGAAGCCATGAAGTATCATTTGTTACCAGAGAGACGGCCGCTTCTCCAGAGTCCGAGGACACGTCCACGCAAGGCCACTGTCGGGGCACTTTTCGCTGTGGGTGGCATGGATGCCACAAAAG gggCCACTAGTATTGAGCAGTACTGTTTACGGAGGGACACCTGGCGGCAGGTGGCTGTCATGAGTGGAAGAAGGCTGCAGTTCGGCGTGGCGGTTCTTGACGACCGCCTCTATGTGGTCGGGGGACGAGATGGACTCAAGACCCTCAACACAGTAGAGTGTTACAACCCCCGCAGCAAGAGCTGGAGCGTCATGCCCCCCATGTCCACACACAGACACGGCCTGG gcgTTGCAGTGTTAGAAGGCCCCATGTATGCAGTGGGAGGTCATGACGGTTGGAGTTATCTCAGCACGGTGGAGCGCTGGGACCCTCAAGCTCGCCAATGGAGCTTTGTTGCATCCATGGCAACACCTCGAAGCACTGTGGGAGTTGCAGTGTTAAACACCAA GCTATATGCTGTGGGCGGCCGGGATGGAAGTTCATGTCTGAAATCAGTGGAGTGTTTCGATCCTCACACTAACAAATGGAGCAGCTGCGCTCCCATGTCTAAGCGCAGAGGCGGTGTTGGTGTAGCGACGTGGAATGGCTTTCTGTATGCCATCGGTGGCCATGATGCCCCAGCGTCAAGCTTAGCCTCTCGACTGTCAGACTGCGTCGAAAG GTATGACCCAAAGACAGACGTGTGGACAGCAGTGGCTCCCATGAGCCTCAGCAGAGACGCTGTGGGGGTGTGTCTTCTGGGGGACCGTCTGTATGCTGTCGGTGGTTATGATGGTCAGGTGTATCTGAACACCGTGGAAGCCTACGACCCCCAAACCAATGAGTGGACACAG GTGGCGCCGTTGTGTTTAGGCCGAGCCGGAGCTTGTGTGGTTGCAGTGAAGCTTTGA